Proteins encoded together in one Leptospira bourretii window:
- a CDS encoding HAMP domain-containing methyl-accepting chemotaxis protein, translating to MLSLKSMTVKGKLILGFSLLIFFIGVGTGSGIYSVNIFNNKVTDLVLIYSPKVQLSEKIRTKFIWLARNEKNLILDQTMELMNQRLTARKKYSSDLFKFIEDLEKLGNQKDKEKLKELRAAYDDYAAAFEEVKVVALKNLTQQAQDISSEKGRPAADKFDAIADDIASMAAADMDEANKLTDEYYQAIFFFMAGLFIVSAIVSILIAAWIIVSITKALNSAVEIATTVSTAAEQVSSTAYSLSQGASEQAASIEESTASIEEMSSSVTQNSQAAIETNEIASNSAKETTKGRESVFKTLDAMKNISSKIKIIEEIAYQTNLLALNAAIEAARAGKHGKGFAVVADEVRKLAERSQVAAQEINQLSYNSVSLAEEAGKVIEEIVPSISKTAELVSSIADASREQSSGINQISLAMTQMDQTTQIAASSSEELAATSNELKEQSGHLMEIMGTLVNIDQEKIALAKQKKNNTNRPGDLKNIAAEFGKNNKSSNGFGSGIEHNSLTEKF from the coding sequence ATGTTAAGTTTAAAATCAATGACAGTCAAAGGCAAACTGATCCTTGGGTTCAGTTTGCTAATATTTTTTATTGGTGTTGGTACAGGATCAGGGATTTATAGCGTAAACATATTTAACAATAAAGTAACTGATTTAGTTTTAATTTATTCACCGAAAGTGCAACTCTCTGAAAAAATCAGAACTAAATTCATATGGCTTGCCCGAAACGAAAAAAACTTAATCCTTGATCAAACAATGGAACTAATGAACCAAAGGTTGACTGCAAGAAAAAAATACTCAAGCGACCTTTTTAAGTTTATTGAAGACTTAGAGAAACTAGGAAATCAAAAAGATAAAGAAAAACTGAAAGAATTAAGAGCAGCATATGACGATTATGCAGCTGCTTTTGAAGAAGTAAAAGTTGTAGCATTAAAGAATTTAACCCAACAAGCACAAGACATATCAAGTGAGAAAGGACGTCCCGCTGCAGATAAATTTGACGCCATTGCAGATGACATTGCTTCTATGGCTGCGGCAGATATGGATGAAGCGAATAAATTAACAGATGAATACTATCAGGCGATATTTTTTTTCATGGCAGGTCTCTTTATCGTATCTGCTATCGTTTCTATCCTGATCGCTGCCTGGATTATCGTCAGCATCACCAAAGCGCTGAACTCTGCTGTTGAAATTGCAACCACCGTATCAACTGCCGCAGAACAGGTTTCCTCTACTGCCTATTCGCTGAGCCAAGGGGCCAGTGAACAAGCCGCATCAATTGAAGAATCAACAGCTTCAATTGAAGAAATGTCATCTTCTGTGACCCAAAACTCACAAGCCGCAATTGAAACAAATGAGATTGCATCTAACTCAGCAAAGGAAACAACCAAAGGCAGAGAATCTGTTTTCAAAACCCTCGACGCAATGAAGAATATTTCTTCTAAAATCAAAATCATTGAAGAAATTGCTTACCAAACCAACTTACTTGCGCTAAATGCAGCAATTGAAGCGGCCCGAGCAGGCAAACATGGAAAAGGATTTGCTGTTGTTGCAGATGAAGTAAGAAAACTCGCCGAAAGGAGCCAAGTAGCTGCACAAGAAATTAATCAACTTTCATATAATAGTGTTTCGCTTGCCGAAGAAGCCGGAAAGGTGATCGAAGAAATTGTTCCAAGCATTAGCAAAACAGCAGAACTCGTTTCTTCTATTGCAGATGCATCAAGGGAACAATCCTCCGGTATCAATCAGATTTCACTCGCAATGACACAAATGGATCAAACAACTCAGATTGCTGCCTCCTCTTCAGAAGAACTTGCCGCTACATCCAATGAGCTCAAAGAACAATCTGGCCACCTAATGGAAATTATGGGAACACTCGTAAATATTGATCAAGAAAAAATTGCTTTAGCAAAACAAAAGAAAAATAACACGAACAGACCAGGTGATCTTAAGAACATAGCAGCAGAATTTGGAAAAAACAATAAATCATCCAACGGTTTTGGTTCGGGAATCGAACATAACTCCTTAACTGAAAAATTTTGA
- a CDS encoding chemotaxis protein CheW codes for MNNLEIESLSDENDDYDDEDTLEGRYLIFSLADRSYGIEIKFITEIVGMQNITEIPDMPTFIKGVINLRGKVIALIDVRDRFRMQSIGYNDKTCVIILSVNQQLIGLIVDTVKEVIKIPPNNMEEAPKFGEHQGNQFIKSIAKVSDEVKVLLNIEKLLKDEDKLALDAAISNQS; via the coding sequence ATGAATAACTTAGAAATTGAATCCCTATCGGATGAAAACGATGACTATGATGATGAAGACACTTTAGAAGGCCGTTACCTTATCTTCTCCCTTGCCGATCGAAGTTATGGAATCGAAATCAAATTCATCACTGAAATTGTTGGTATGCAAAACATTACAGAGATTCCAGACATGCCAACTTTTATCAAAGGAGTCATCAACCTTCGAGGAAAAGTAATTGCTCTGATTGATGTTCGCGATCGTTTTCGAATGCAATCAATAGGATATAATGACAAAACCTGCGTAATCATTCTCAGCGTAAATCAACAGTTGATTGGGCTAATTGTTGATACGGTCAAAGAAGTAATTAAAATTCCTCCCAACAATATGGAAGAAGCACCAAAATTTGGAGAACACCAAGGTAACCAATTTATTAAATCAATAGCAAAGGTGAGTGATGAAGTAAAAGTGTTGCTCAATATCGAAAAACTACTTAAAGACGAAGACAAACTCGCATTAGATGCAGCTATTAGCAATCAATCTTAA
- a CDS encoding ATP-binding protein translates to MSTDTTIKDFANALFSSLPNGNYVLLSENGNVLEAVPSKSNPWGIDQSSIGKSFQDFLPESFASLKESFTQVIGSGTSFVARYSFPKFQLVIQLAPCVFPSQSEKFVLFSALETEEEPDRDLLEVERSVIQYEENLHKEIIKIFNWRHEIEGKGNHRDWMEKALPNLNTSLMQGSGLGALVTTVGSLLRKAKKEGNHHIIPSTIYELLEENFSSTKKLVQTLAEAQIVFEGSAAKTETTTLKDFRNMIQEEVTYLSDMTTIKNQKFHISNLQSGAESKFQSHFKLLRTAIRELLINAMKYGPESSSIYILFMKVGEKLSLKILNAPMDQSIQQIDFKKSEEIILFQPFYRVNKYVDERFSKEEFGLGLGLPIVKKILEDMNAKIYLNLLDSNIYNEQSSEVSVTLEFDIVP, encoded by the coding sequence ATGTCCACAGATACCACAATTAAAGATTTTGCAAATGCCTTGTTTTCCTCTCTTCCTAATGGGAACTATGTTCTTCTTTCAGAAAACGGGAATGTACTAGAAGCAGTTCCTTCCAAATCAAACCCATGGGGCATTGATCAATCTAGTATTGGGAAATCATTTCAAGACTTTCTACCCGAATCATTTGCCTCACTCAAAGAATCCTTCACCCAAGTGATTGGATCAGGAACTTCCTTTGTAGCCCGATATTCATTTCCTAAATTCCAATTAGTCATTCAACTTGCACCTTGTGTGTTTCCATCACAGTCCGAAAAGTTTGTTTTATTCTCTGCATTGGAGACGGAGGAAGAACCTGATAGAGATTTATTGGAAGTAGAGCGTTCAGTGATCCAATATGAAGAAAACCTACATAAAGAAATCATTAAAATCTTCAATTGGAGACATGAAATTGAAGGAAAAGGCAATCACAGAGATTGGATGGAAAAAGCACTCCCCAATTTAAACACTTCTTTGATGCAAGGTTCAGGGCTTGGTGCATTGGTCACTACCGTTGGCTCCTTACTCAGGAAAGCAAAAAAAGAAGGGAATCATCACATCATCCCTTCAACCATTTATGAATTGTTAGAAGAAAATTTTAGTAGTACAAAAAAATTAGTACAAACATTGGCTGAAGCTCAAATTGTATTTGAAGGCAGTGCCGCAAAAACAGAAACAACAACTCTAAAAGACTTTCGCAATATGATTCAAGAAGAGGTAACATATCTTTCAGATATGACTACCATCAAAAACCAAAAGTTTCACATTTCAAATTTACAATCAGGCGCAGAAAGTAAGTTTCAATCCCATTTCAAATTATTAAGAACTGCAATTAGAGAGCTGCTCATCAACGCAATGAAATACGGCCCCGAAAGTTCAAGTATCTATATTCTTTTTATGAAAGTTGGTGAAAAACTTTCACTTAAAATTTTAAACGCACCGATGGATCAGTCAATCCAACAAATCGATTTCAAAAAATCAGAAGAAATCATTTTGTTTCAACCTTTTTACCGAGTAAACAAATATGTGGATGAACGTTTTTCAAAAGAAGAATTTGGATTGGGACTTGGATTACCAATTGTGAAAAAGATTTTAGAAGATATGAATGCTAAAATTTACCTCAACCTTTTAGATTCCAATATTTATAATGAACAATCATCCGAGGTTTCTGTTACTTTAGAGTTCGATATTGTTCCATAA
- a CDS encoding LIC11213 family lipoprotein, which yields MQILKSSGFVLLLVLSVFLNCRNEKSSDKEGVLESYALLLGSSTPLAEITDADCTDPAPTFATLGQAGTTTTCANCHNAGNANAGFDITSYNSTKNRITVGNPRGSLLFNKINTGSMRIYNTNSINKAVYCWTLKGANP from the coding sequence ATTCAAATTCTTAAGTCAAGTGGTTTTGTTTTACTTCTTGTTTTATCTGTATTCTTAAATTGTAGGAATGAAAAGAGTTCTGATAAAGAGGGAGTGTTAGAGTCTTATGCATTGTTGTTAGGTTCTAGCACTCCTCTTGCGGAAATTACGGATGCAGATTGCACAGACCCTGCACCTACTTTTGCAACTCTTGGCCAGGCTGGAACAACTACAACTTGCGCCAATTGTCATAACGCTGGTAACGCTAATGCTGGTTTTGACATCACTTCATATAACAGCACTAAAAATAGAATCACCGTTGGAAATCCAAGGGGAAGTTTGTTATTTAATAAAATTAATACGGGATCGATGCGTATATACAATACAAATTCTATCAATAAAGCTGTCTATTGTTGGACGCTTAAAGGCGCAAACCCCTGA
- a CDS encoding YceI family protein, protein MIPSNTKSLFLLLWIVTTNLYADKKIKELVVKEAKIQFISEAPQETIRGNVTKVFGSANLETKKVSIQIDLKALNIPSRMMNRHMHENYLETELYPNTNFVGVIKRWDIKSKIVEIEGDLTLHGVTKKKFKIQGNIEETEKDFLIRSNFEIHLADFKIEVPKLVILKLNDTIQIESEILWKDQE, encoded by the coding sequence CTGATTCCTTCTAATACAAAGAGCCTGTTTCTTCTTTTGTGGATCGTAACAACCAACCTTTATGCTGACAAAAAAATCAAAGAATTGGTCGTAAAAGAAGCAAAAATCCAATTTATAAGTGAAGCACCTCAGGAAACGATTCGAGGTAACGTAACAAAAGTTTTTGGGTCTGCAAATTTAGAAACGAAAAAAGTTTCCATTCAAATCGATTTGAAAGCGTTAAATATTCCGAGTCGGATGATGAATCGTCACATGCACGAGAACTATCTCGAAACGGAACTATATCCAAATACAAACTTTGTTGGAGTGATTAAAAGATGGGATATTAAATCTAAAATTGTGGAAATTGAAGGAGACCTCACTCTACACGGAGTCACTAAGAAAAAATTTAAGATCCAAGGAAACATTGAAGAAACTGAAAAAGATTTTTTGATTCGTTCGAATTTCGAAATTCATCTAGCTGATTTTAAAATCGAAGTACCAAAGTTAGTGATTTTAAAACTAAACGATACGATCCAAATCGAATCTGAAATTTTATGGAAGGATCAAGAATGA
- a CDS encoding DUF5777 family beta-barrel protein: MEGSRMNYCLFNFIFSLIFLSFVLPVYSQELRKTAFLGTSLIHMPSTEDVGKNGIDFRFNHRFGDAKSTSYDFFGLDQGANTQLSLDYGVTDRITVGIARTSFQKTYEARSKVRLLTQDSDFPLTISVFGVFGQETSKQEQFFGPHLRPSTGIPALDTNLEKQLNTYELSDMDRQSTLSSILISRRFNDFLSIQISPMFVHRNYVKEHLSNDRTGLDLSFRFHLFKRLDLTFATILTPKRDYIGDSYESEDRKTKIGGVEYSVSEVNDLIAKGRLVDAFVNNVILSKPVEYTSVPFSTGIDFETGGHVFQFFVTNSRAIAHTQLLRGADYNYNKKEWTIGFNIHRYFSL; the protein is encoded by the coding sequence ATGGAAGGATCAAGAATGAATTATTGTTTATTTAATTTTATTTTTTCACTCATTTTCCTTTCGTTTGTATTACCAGTTTACTCTCAAGAACTAAGGAAAACTGCTTTTTTAGGAACTAGTTTGATTCATATGCCGAGTACGGAAGATGTCGGCAAAAACGGAATTGATTTTCGATTCAATCACCGCTTTGGAGATGCAAAGTCCACTTCCTATGATTTTTTTGGTTTGGATCAGGGTGCCAATACGCAGCTATCTTTGGATTATGGAGTTACAGATCGAATCACCGTTGGAATAGCTAGAACTTCATTTCAGAAAACTTATGAAGCTAGATCTAAGGTCCGTTTGTTGACTCAGGATTCTGATTTTCCTTTAACGATTAGTGTATTCGGAGTTTTTGGTCAGGAAACTTCAAAACAAGAACAATTTTTTGGTCCACACCTTCGTCCTTCAACAGGAATTCCGGCTTTGGATACAAATCTCGAAAAACAATTAAACACTTATGAATTGAGTGATATGGATCGACAAAGCACTTTATCTTCAATATTGATTTCGAGAAGATTCAATGACTTTCTTTCGATTCAGATATCTCCTATGTTTGTTCACCGAAATTACGTAAAAGAACATCTTTCTAATGATCGAACAGGTTTAGATTTGTCTTTTCGTTTCCATCTTTTTAAGCGACTAGACTTAACGTTTGCAACAATTTTGACTCCCAAAAGGGATTACATCGGTGATTCATATGAAAGCGAGGATCGTAAAACAAAAATTGGTGGTGTGGAATATTCCGTTTCTGAAGTGAATGATTTGATCGCAAAGGGAAGGTTGGTCGATGCTTTTGTAAACAACGTAATTCTTTCTAAACCTGTGGAATATACTTCTGTGCCATTTAGTACGGGAATTGATTTCGAAACAGGAGGCCATGTCTTTCAGTTTTTTGTCACGAACAGTCGTGCGATTGCGCACACGCAACTACTTCGAGGTGCCGATTACAATTACAATAAAAAAGAATGGACTATTGGTTTTAATATCCATCGTTATTTTTCTTTGTAA
- a CDS encoding response regulator transcription factor, translating into MKILILEDEPVHAKFLTKLLHIIFESAISEIKHVTSIDEADKELKQSPTNLLFLDLNIFGFDGFDILERIPTLFTNTIVVSANTDNAIRAFEYGVIDFIPKPISEDRLRLALERHSLFASTYQRGGDQQKYTKSRLLQVDLERVQNRLSHLMEIEKIYLNEDLSLEVLAEELELHPRQLSEFLNGKKQTTFNSFLHSYRIKEAKDLLLKYPEKNVSEIGFEVGYKSLSSFYDAFKKELKITASEFRQKTSTSDSI; encoded by the coding sequence ATGAAAATATTGATATTAGAAGACGAACCAGTTCACGCAAAATTTCTAACCAAATTATTGCATATAATTTTCGAATCAGCGATAAGTGAAATCAAACATGTGACTTCCATTGATGAAGCTGATAAGGAATTAAAACAATCGCCAACCAATCTTCTTTTTTTAGATCTTAATATTTTTGGATTCGATGGATTTGATATTTTAGAGAGGATCCCTACTCTTTTTACCAATACCATTGTAGTCTCCGCAAACACTGACAATGCAATTAGAGCATTTGAATATGGTGTCATTGACTTTATCCCAAAACCCATTTCGGAAGATCGTTTGCGTTTGGCGCTGGAAAGACATTCTCTATTTGCAAGCACTTACCAAAGAGGAGGAGACCAACAAAAATATACAAAGTCTCGTTTATTACAAGTGGACTTGGAACGAGTTCAAAATCGGCTATCCCATTTAATGGAAATAGAAAAAATTTATTTGAATGAAGATTTATCTCTCGAAGTTCTTGCCGAAGAATTGGAGTTACACCCAAGGCAACTTTCAGAATTTTTAAACGGTAAAAAACAAACAACCTTTAATTCCTTTCTACACAGTTATAGAATCAAAGAAGCAAAAGATCTTTTACTCAAATACCCAGAAAAAAATGTAAGTGAAATTGGTTTTGAAGTGGGTTATAAATCGCTTTCCAGTTTTTACGACGCATTCAAAAAAGAACTAAAAATTACTGCTTCTGAATTCAGACAAAAAACTTCCACATCTGATTCCATATAA
- a CDS encoding sensor histidine kinase, which produces MFLTEAMFQNQTSIKLDGEWDFYYQKLLSSEEIKKNSSILKNDTLVLPGFWNEIKREGKVYSPQTYSTFRLHLTLPKSFLNGQFSFYIPHAFTTYRMYLNDILISENGTVGSSEIETKEYWLPKIVFFTPTSEDLEIILQVANYKSLNAGFRQSIEFGTQESMLRTKQVRLSLDIFLIASLFVISLYHFTLYLLKKNDQSLLYFSLYSFVSMVYKFTSGEFFLLILFPDFEWRWLIKIFFLSVYLTFPFLLIFIEKVFPSEINKKPYYIFQFIFFSFSIFVLFSESTWIEETLFPAEITMLFCCIYIFWILFKALTNKRENAAGFLLGFLFLFLTVLNDILFEKNIIKTEVYGPLGTFVLFFSQSFFLSKKYSKLYTTVEKQKIELEQTVSLKENIYRSNILSKRMELELYKKTIQPHFLMNSLSAIRYWVSESPVKSAEILDSLVGELRIILKVASKQLIPIGDEIELCKYHIGVMKLRMEKEYRFRTFGINPNEGIPPLIFHTLIENAFTHEDSIKAKLSFVILKKNIKKGENLFSVYCFIVYNHCKTKEPEVSKTGSGTGLEYVRLRLEESFSGKWSLQHGKSKKGYRVLIQIQIT; this is translated from the coding sequence ATGTTTCTGACAGAAGCCATGTTTCAAAACCAAACTTCGATTAAATTAGATGGTGAATGGGATTTTTATTATCAAAAACTTCTTAGTTCAGAAGAAATAAAAAAAAACAGTTCAATATTAAAGAATGATACTTTAGTTCTTCCGGGATTTTGGAATGAAATAAAACGGGAAGGAAAAGTTTATTCACCGCAAACCTATAGCACATTTCGCCTACACTTAACTTTACCAAAATCATTTCTTAATGGGCAATTTTCGTTTTATATCCCACATGCATTCACAACTTATCGCATGTATCTAAATGACATCCTCATTTCTGAAAACGGGACTGTCGGATCCTCTGAAATAGAAACTAAAGAATACTGGTTACCTAAAATTGTATTTTTTACACCAACTTCGGAAGACTTAGAAATAATTCTTCAAGTTGCAAATTACAAATCCTTAAATGCAGGTTTTAGGCAAAGTATTGAATTTGGAACCCAAGAATCAATGCTTAGAACAAAACAAGTTCGTTTGTCTTTGGATATTTTTTTAATCGCAAGTTTGTTCGTAATATCACTCTACCATTTTACTCTTTACCTTTTAAAGAAAAATGACCAAAGCCTACTTTACTTTTCGTTATATTCATTTGTCAGTATGGTTTATAAATTCACGAGCGGAGAATTCTTTTTACTAATATTATTTCCCGATTTTGAATGGAGATGGTTGATTAAAATTTTTTTCCTTTCAGTTTATTTAACTTTTCCATTTTTACTAATTTTTATTGAAAAAGTATTCCCAAGTGAAATCAATAAAAAGCCTTACTATATATTCCAATTTATATTTTTTTCATTCTCCATCTTTGTTTTATTTTCCGAATCAACATGGATAGAAGAAACATTATTCCCTGCGGAAATAACAATGTTGTTTTGTTGTATTTACATTTTCTGGATTTTATTCAAGGCATTAACAAACAAAAGAGAAAATGCAGCTGGTTTTTTATTGGGCTTTCTCTTTTTATTTCTAACTGTCTTAAATGACATCTTATTTGAAAAAAATATCATTAAAACCGAAGTGTATGGTCCACTAGGGACATTTGTTTTATTTTTCTCTCAGTCCTTTTTCTTATCAAAAAAATATTCTAAACTATATACAACAGTTGAAAAACAAAAAATTGAATTGGAACAAACCGTTTCATTAAAAGAAAACATTTATCGATCCAATATCCTTTCTAAACGAATGGAATTGGAGTTGTATAAAAAAACGATCCAACCTCATTTTCTGATGAATTCACTTTCGGCAATCCGATATTGGGTTTCTGAAAGCCCAGTTAAATCTGCAGAAATTTTAGATTCTCTTGTGGGAGAACTCCGTATCATCTTAAAAGTTGCTTCCAAACAATTAATTCCCATTGGCGATGAAATCGAATTATGCAAGTATCATATCGGTGTCATGAAATTACGTATGGAAAAAGAGTATCGGTTTAGAACTTTCGGAATCAATCCGAATGAAGGAATTCCACCTCTCATTTTCCACACTCTCATTGAAAATGCATTTACACACGAAGATTCAATTAAAGCAAAATTGAGTTTTGTTATCCTTAAAAAAAACATCAAAAAAGGAGAGAATTTATTTTCAGTCTATTGTTTTATTGTGTATAACCACTGTAAGACCAAGGAACCAGAAGTTTCAAAGACTGGATCTGGAACTGGTTTGGAATATGTAAGACTCCGATTGGAGGAATCCTTTTCGGGCAAGTGGTCTTTACAACATGGAAAGTCTAAAAAAGGATACCGAGTTCTCATCCAAATTCAGATTACCTAA
- a CDS encoding lactonase family protein, with translation MLIFVKKQINIVNILLSFFLILFTLRCAPSKLNGACDPESENFLFSALLEFGSSDGKFLCPLFSGTTPLRLDYGTDFLVFKQDEPIGNLKPFISEPIDHCESTPQLPSGVILNNNNCEISGTPSVGLNATKYLITAKNQNKQITTPLVIKSLFIPKFVFVANLGSGLINSFTIDANTGVLNASGAVAAGGGPESMALSPNQKFLTVANRNTNNINQFLINQTNGSLTLVETVLSGGNTPISVNYHPTKDLIYIRNTDNFSTFSVNPLTGNLVLINTIPMAYAAGESLVDHFGNFLYDPFYNGNLIESYQIDRITGLLSPNPIQVIPSDIRPKRMAFHANGKTLYVSHDTGSNISTYQIDSNTGLMSSVFPQTPSSGVVSGSIATDPLGRFMYKTNRDTNTVSMFATNAVTGELSPLPPNTIPTGTEPLGITVDPSGKFLYNTNIASGTVGIFSINQSNGSLTTNGTAPTSTSPAVIVTAGSNP, from the coding sequence ATGTTAATCTTTGTTAAGAAGCAAATCAATATTGTAAATATATTATTGAGTTTCTTTTTGATCCTTTTTACTTTGCGCTGTGCACCATCCAAATTAAATGGAGCTTGTGATCCAGAAAGTGAGAATTTTCTTTTTTCCGCATTATTAGAGTTTGGTTCTTCGGATGGGAAGTTTTTGTGTCCTTTATTTTCAGGTACTACTCCTCTGCGATTGGATTATGGAACAGATTTCCTTGTGTTCAAACAAGATGAACCTATCGGTAACTTAAAGCCTTTCATTTCTGAACCAATTGACCATTGTGAATCAACACCTCAGTTGCCCTCTGGTGTAATTTTAAATAATAACAATTGTGAGATATCGGGAACACCGTCTGTGGGGTTGAATGCAACTAAATATTTAATCACAGCAAAAAATCAAAATAAACAGATAACAACTCCTTTGGTGATCAAATCATTATTTATACCTAAATTTGTTTTTGTTGCTAATCTTGGGTCGGGGCTAATTAACTCGTTTACGATTGATGCAAATACAGGAGTTTTAAATGCATCTGGTGCTGTCGCTGCAGGAGGAGGGCCTGAGTCGATGGCGCTTAGTCCCAATCAAAAATTCCTTACAGTAGCCAATCGAAATACAAACAATATTAACCAATTTTTAATTAATCAAACTAACGGAAGTTTGACTTTAGTTGAAACTGTTCTAAGTGGAGGTAATACACCTATCTCAGTAAATTATCATCCGACCAAAGACCTGATTTATATACGAAATACAGATAACTTTTCAACATTTTCTGTAAACCCTCTTACCGGAAATTTAGTCTTAATCAATACGATTCCTATGGCATATGCCGCTGGAGAGTCTCTCGTAGATCATTTTGGAAATTTTTTATATGATCCATTTTACAATGGGAATTTAATCGAGTCTTATCAAATAGATAGGATCACAGGACTCCTTAGTCCAAACCCGATTCAAGTTATCCCTTCGGATATTCGACCCAAAAGAATGGCATTTCATGCCAACGGAAAGACATTGTATGTGTCGCACGATACTGGTAGTAACATCTCTACCTATCAAATTGACAGTAATACTGGTTTGATGAGTTCTGTTTTTCCCCAAACTCCATCGAGTGGAGTTGTTTCTGGTTCCATAGCAACTGATCCCCTGGGGCGATTTATGTATAAGACGAATAGAGATACGAATACTGTCTCTATGTTTGCGACGAACGCCGTTACTGGTGAACTGAGCCCTTTACCACCAAATACGATTCCCACAGGAACGGAACCTTTGGGAATCACAGTGGATCCCTCAGGTAAATTTTTGTACAATACAAATATTGCAAGTGGAACGGTTGGGATATTTTCAATCAACCAGTCCAACGGAAGTTTAACTACGAATGGGACAGCGCCTACAAGCACTAGTCCAGCTGTGATTGTTACCGCAGGTTCCAATCCATAA
- a CDS encoding lactonase family protein, with protein MKDQFYLIRLFFIIFLLFLNSQCSPANLNSTCDPNSKSFLVSALLEFGSTDGKFLCAGFGGLSPFRLHYGSDFLVVRQNEPIGPIIPFASEQVETCSSSPSLPAGLTLNESTCVISGTPLVGMNSTKYLITANSSSSQTTISLIIKSLFAPKFAYVVNTNSSLVNSYSINATTGLLNSTGFVAAGGGPESIGISPSQKYLTVPNRSSNDISQFSINQTNGNLTSLGNVASGGNSPSSLVYHPYKDIVYIRNFENVNTFVVNQATGTLSSVYTMAVNTGASSLMIDPLGNYLYVLNYSGRSIDVFHIDPTTGLPNPTVIQSIGTGTFPRSLVILSNGKNLYLVNDSDNNISSYRINPDNGMLESLGSATTAIGINARDITADPAGKYIYMTYQGSDLVSMYRVDPFNGSLSQGPTYLVNQGDAPKGISTDSSGKFLYLTNVNSASVGMFRINLSDGSLSPNGNVGASTLPSAIVTSGSNP; from the coding sequence GTGAAGGATCAATTTTATTTAATTCGTTTGTTTTTTATAATTTTTTTACTTTTCTTAAATTCTCAGTGCAGCCCAGCAAACTTAAATTCTACTTGTGACCCTAACAGCAAAAGTTTTCTAGTATCCGCATTACTCGAGTTTGGTTCCACTGATGGAAAGTTTCTTTGTGCAGGTTTCGGAGGATTAAGTCCGTTTCGTTTACACTACGGTTCGGATTTTCTTGTCGTTCGGCAAAATGAACCGATTGGTCCTATCATACCGTTTGCTTCAGAGCAAGTTGAAACCTGTAGTTCTTCACCGAGTTTACCGGCAGGTTTAACTTTAAACGAATCTACTTGTGTTATATCAGGTACCCCACTCGTGGGAATGAACTCAACAAAATATTTGATCACTGCTAATAGTAGCAGTAGTCAAACTACTATCTCTCTGATCATAAAATCATTGTTTGCACCTAAGTTTGCTTATGTTGTGAATACAAATTCTAGTTTAGTAAATTCTTATTCAATAAATGCAACGACAGGTCTTTTGAATTCAACTGGGTTTGTTGCTGCCGGAGGTGGGCCAGAATCAATAGGCATTAGTCCAAGTCAAAAATACTTAACTGTACCCAATAGAAGTTCCAATGATATTTCGCAGTTTTCGATCAATCAAACAAACGGAAATTTGACGAGCTTAGGAAATGTCGCTAGTGGCGGAAATTCTCCATCAAGTTTAGTATACCATCCTTATAAGGATATAGTTTATATTCGAAATTTTGAAAATGTAAATACTTTTGTTGTGAACCAAGCAACTGGAACTTTATCATCAGTATATACGATGGCAGTAAACACTGGTGCATCTAGCTTAATGATAGATCCTTTGGGAAATTATTTATATGTTCTTAATTATAGCGGAAGGAGTATAGATGTCTTTCATATAGATCCAACAACGGGTTTACCTAATCCTACTGTAATACAATCGATTGGAACGGGAACCTTCCCGAGAAGCTTGGTAATCTTATCGAATGGTAAAAATCTTTACCTCGTTAATGATTCAGATAATAATATTTCATCTTACCGAATCAATCCTGATAATGGAATGTTGGAATCATTAGGTTCAGCAACAACCGCGATAGGTATAAATGCAAGGGACATTACTGCTGATCCTGCAGGGAAATATATTTATATGACTTATCAAGGATCTGATTTAGTCTCTATGTACAGAGTTGATCCGTTCAATGGTAGTTTGTCTCAAGGACCTACTTATCTGGTCAACCAAGGAGATGCCCCAAAAGGAATTTCTACAGATTCCTCTGGAAAATTTTTGTATTTAACTAATGTAAATTCTGCTTCAGTCGGTATGTTTAGGATCAATTTGAGTGATGGAAGTTTGTCACCCAATGGAAATGTAGGTGCCAGTACTTTGCCAAGTGCGATAGTTACATCTGGATCAAATCCTTAA